The Sorghum bicolor cultivar BTx623 chromosome 6, Sorghum_bicolor_NCBIv3, whole genome shotgun sequence genome contains the following window.
GCCGCCGGGACGACGATGGAGATGCTTTTGGCGCGGCTCGGAGAATGGTGGCGGGATTCCGAGGCATCACGACAAAAGAGCGCGCCTGTTTAATTAACATTTTAACAATTTGTCGTGCATGCGTACGTACGTGCCCAGGAGTCAGGACGGATGATGAGTATGAGCTCTAGCTACTAGCCACATGCAGATCAGCCGCTGAGCTTGGTGGAAGAAGCCATAACAACTGTTCAGACCACGGGCGGGCCATTTGTTGGACAGTATTAATTGTGTTTGTGTATGATGATTGATCGGTTACTATTCAGTTTGGTGTCCATTTTGTTTATCTAGAGGATTCCGCGCCGGCTAGTAGCTAGATTTTAACTAATTGCATCATTGGGACTTGTCACCAAGCTCACCATCGATCTCGATCTCAAGAGTTTTGTGGTGTGTTTCCCTCGAGCTTGAGGATGAGCCAGAGCCCAGAGAGCACAACCAGATTTTTCAATTTCTCCTAGTAATGTGGGGTTCTTCTAGTATTTTAGCatttaaaatttagtataaactttccctagtaaatgcctcctagtgaggattccctagtgtttgactagtggtagtgttttattactaactaaaaacactaggagaactccaccatTTTGGTAGTGGAGGGGCACCATCTAGTCAGTTTGCACTCTAGCTAGACTAGACCATGCATGTGGGAGATACTGGGTTTGCACTACCGGAGACACGATCTATGCTGAGTGTTAAACGCTTTGCCTAGTGTCTTATATCGGACACTCGGCAAATGAgtggtttgccgagtgtcgcCCTCGACAAAAAGAAACACACAGCAATTCGACAGTTTGCCTAGTGCCAGACAATAGGCAAAccatgacactcggcaaactagCTTTTGCCAGCACTAGGCAAAGCTAGACACTCGGCAAATGTTCTGTTCCAGCATGCACGGCCCAACCGCCGTTagggtttgccgagtgtctcgtTAGACACTCGATAAAGTTACATTTTGTCTAGTGTTTCATACTAAGACTAGACAAAGCGTGCAATTCTAGTAGTGTTGGATGTTATCCAGTCTACACACTATGCTCGAAAAAATAAGGACAAATCTTTTGAAGCGCCTCAGATAGCTAGCTGTGCATGCTAATGATGATTAGATGTATTATATCTATCGCTTTCGCGCCTAGCTGTGCCGTAGGCCGTAGCTATATGATGTCCAATTATAAGTTGTTGACCTTCAAATTGACAACAAATCCGTCTTTATGCATGCTTTCAGTTCGAAGCCAGCCAGCCGGCCTCTTCTACGAACACCTACTGACTTACACGTATGCTTGTCTCGCAAAGATCATCACAACTGTGTGCATGCATGGCCCAAAAGTTAacttaaattttattttagacAGATGTCTTGGACTTAGACCTGAGTCCAAACCCCTAAGGAAACACATGCATGTCAAGCTAATAGCAGGGACCTAATAGCCCCACATGTTGCCTCAACCACCGCTAAAGCTCCCTAAAGCCTGAACCATAACAATAAACTATTGCTGATAAACCTAGCTTATCAGGGGTTTGTTTAATATTGTACTAGTGTAGTAGGGCTACTATATATAACTTCTTATTATTGCTCCCTCTAGTTCGCAAATATTTGATTGGTTCAAGCTATAAGGTTTAATTTGGGTCAAACTGTTCAAATCTTTTGATTATTACAAATAACTTTCAAACCAGTATAGTTTATAAACCAGAAAAGTGTGTATGTATACATTTATCTTTGAAAACACTTCATAAAACATAAATTTGTTTGAATATACATTTGTTTCTAATAGAAAATATAATGCTGTCAAAAATCAAAACTATGCTTTGAAGACTCTATCTTTGTCCAAAACAGAGTATTTGCAAGCTGGAGAGGGAGTACATTCTAGCTACAGATAGGAATGAATGAAGCGCACGTACGAGCTCTGAACAATCAATCACGGCATCATCTTTAATTTTTCTACTTCCCTGATCAATGCAAAGGCGCACGGAATCATGCAAACGTGTGCTTGTCTATCATCAGTGGCGAGCAGCAGGGCGCGGAACACCAGCCGGAAAACTTGCGCCTCGCCCAACCGCCGGCCATTAGAATAACCCCGGTAGGTTCGCGGACCGCCCTAATCATCGTGCTCTTGCATGCCAAATGCCATGCATTGCGGGCGGCCGGCCCCATGCCAACTCCCAACTCCCATGTGCATGCGCTCGTCGCGATGCGCACGCATGCAGAGCAATATTCCATCCAGCCGCTTCACCCTCTTTACCCAGCAGCAGCAAGGCCCAACGTACCAAATGTGAAAAAATGCCAAACACATCTCCTAAGCATGAACAACAATATATGTGAAATCGCATGAGGAACGGTGTGGGGTGATCTAAAGACGAGCCATGCGTTTCTGTCTGAACTCTGAACTGGGGTAAAGCTGTTCCGCGAGCATGCGTGCTGCATCCATTTCCGTCAGTAAAAGTACCTGGTTGGTTCGTTAACATTCACATTGACGCATTCGATTTTTCAGTTTTAAATTTGTCTGCATACTGCTACGTACAGTGTTCGAGCAAGGACATGGAATGGAACGCGCGAGAACCGGCGGCCTACCTGTCAGACTTGTGCTGTGCAAATCGGACCCAAGTTGTTTGCGCCTTTGTGAGCTACTAGCCGCTTTGGACTTTGGCACTTTGCGAGGATCGCGCCCTTTTTCTTTTAAACAAACGCACGCTTGTAAAGCTTGTCCTTTGCAGGCCATGGCTGACCCCCCTACCTTCTTCTACTTCTCCCCCCCGGCCCTATATATGCAAAGCGAACTCTTCTTCTACGGCCACACCGGCACCACACGGACTGCTGCTCTCTGCTCTGCCCTCCATTGCTGCAACTGCTGCTCTGAGCTGCTGAGCAGCACCGTGCTACCGTGAGCTCGATCAGTTCCGAAGATGATCAAGCTGAGGTACCCCAAGAAGCTGTTCAGGAGGAGCTCCTCCAAGGGCAGCactaccagcagcagcagcgacggcGATGCCGGCAGCGTCCGCGGCGGCGGGGAGATCGAGTGGGAGGTTCGGCCGGGCGGCATGCTGGTGCAGAAGAGGGACTGCAGGGCGGACGTGGAGGTCATCACCGTCAGGGTCGCCACCGGCTTCTCCTGGCACGACGTCTCCGTTGTGGCTACCTGCACTTTTGGTCAGTACTCGTGCTCTGCATTTTTACTGTATTCATTTGCTCCCCCAAATctctcatatttttcacaagaaTTGAAAGCCGCCATGTTTTCGTACATAGTTAAAGTTGTGTGTCGATCGGCATTGCTATGATTGTGTCATTGTGTGTCGAGTTCACTTGAAGAGGCTGTGTCTCAATTTGTTCAGCTGTGACAAGAAGTAAACAGGCCAATACTACAAATTCACACAACCTATAGTTTTGTTCACACACAGCCAGATCCACACACACACTGCATCGGCATTGTTGACCCTTCTGAGTTCATTTCTCACTCCACGAGCGGGGAGTCACCTACTTCAGCAATAAAATGAGGAAATCACTGAAGAGTCTGTCACCCTCAACAACTCCATAAGCATGGCACTATATCACTGGGTTGTTCATGTAGGAGTAATAGAAAACACAAACAATGACATGGGCATGTCTGCAATCTGCACAATGATCAATGTCTGCATAGCTACCTGCAAGTGCACGATGACGATCCTGAGTGGAACTTTCCTATCCTTTGTCAGTTTGCCACATAGTAGCATGAGATGAGCTGTCACGATTGTATTTGCTTTTTAAAATAATATAACAAAATTTTGTCGTTACATTACATACTCCAAGAATGAATCAAATATAGTATGCAACAACCTAATAACTAACGCGTGTCTGTGCAAATAAAATGATTGCAGGTGAGCTGAAGGTGGTGCTGTCCATGGTGACAGGGCTGGAGCCTCGGGAGCAGAGGCTGCTGTTCAGGGGCAAGGAGAGGGAGGACAGCGACCACCTCCACATGATCGGGGTGAGGGACATGGACAAGGTGCTGCTCCTCGAGGACCCTGCCCTCAAGGACATGAAGCTCCGGGCCGGACTCACAGCCCAGGCCGTGCAGAGCCCGTATCAGACTTTTATCAAGGTGTAGGCCTGCCCAGCTCGGCTTGGCCCGCCGCCGCCCTAACTGATAGAGTAAACCAGTGTCATTCGGCTGCTGTGCTCTTGGTTGGTGATTGTCTGCTGCTAATCAGTGCTTAGTACCACTCCATGTATGGTATGGGCAAAGGAAACGGCCCCCTTTCATGTGAGAGTTAGAGTACCACTGCTTGTTAGTTGTGTGTTTTCTCATTTGTAGGTAGAAATGCACTTGTAATGCTGAGTGTGGCTGTCATCATATATGCATGCTGAGTCTTTGCTGTCAAGAAAATGCAAACTTAGATGACGCAGGCATACTGGCCTAGCAAGTTCCACACACAGTTTCGACTCTGAAGGGCCTCCAGAGCTCCAACTGATGATGATTTAGAGACAGACATTCCTCCTTTTCGGGCGATGCCTCTTATTTCAACTTCACCTCCTGCTCGGCTGCTCCTGGGTTGTACAGTTTCGTCGGCgataaaaaaaagtttgatttCCCTGTATCCTGTGAGACACTGACAGATTGGTTGTCCGATGCTTGCTTCAAAATCTGGCGCCATTTCCTACCATACCAGTACCAATCCACAAAATTGGGTGTCTGGCTATATGCTGATGACAAAGAGGCTGCCAAATTTCCACAGAACTGACATCACTGAATTTACTGGCCAACAGTCTAACGGACACTCAACTGATATCTCTGTAGATCAAAGGGCAGCATGAACAGAGCACTGTTGTCCTGGTGGCATCTTGTAGGAGTATACTGTATGTATGCATATACTCCTACACCGTACTACCAAAGCTTTTCCCCTCTCATTCATGTCGATCGCTGCAGCTGCACCTACACAAATTGTACTGCTAGTCTGGTACTAATAACATTAATGTGGCGTGGCGTGACAGTCGGAACGCCATTTCCATGCATGGGATTATGGGAAGATCGTCGCCCCGTAGGTACGGCGGGGAATCCCGATCCACGCAAGCCGCATGTGGGTCTCCCTCCACCCTCGCGTGCCACGGCTACAGATGAAGGATGCTTTGGCTCGAAGAAAAACGGGGATTCCGAGGCGTAAGGACAAACAAGAGCACCCTTGTCAACTAGTAGTATGTCCTGCACACGTTCAGCAATCAGACTGTAGTACTAACCACATGCATGAGCCGCTGGCTGGTGAGCTTCTTGGAAGCCAATCGCTGATGAATCGCAGTTCAGAGTTCAGAACGCTGGACAATTGGACGCCTTGTG
Protein-coding sequences here:
- the LOC8060160 gene encoding BAG family molecular chaperone regulator 3 — protein: MIKLRYPKKLFRRSSSKGSTTSSSSDGDAGSVRGGGEIEWEVRPGGMLVQKRDCRADVEVITVRVATGFSWHDVSVVATCTFGELKVVLSMVTGLEPREQRLLFRGKEREDSDHLHMIGVRDMDKVLLLEDPALKDMKLRAGLTAQAVQSPYQTFIKV